In Bacillus toyonensis BCT-7112, a single window of DNA contains:
- the gerLA gene encoding spore germination protein GerLA encodes MGELLELEGNLFEVMEKIRDELGSPNDLTIREVALAGSLTRCAVIFLCGLTDKDNVYKYVVRTLQYEEIQKAAAIVQTLLDRFISIAEVGMKTTFPDIINAILAGDTVILIDNIQTAIVVNSRAWEKRSLEPPVTEDLIRGPRVGLNEDINVNKMLIRRGLRDPKLRFQSYIMGKRSQKEVTLVYIEDIINPYIVKELDRRLQSIVTDVIFETGTIEQLIQDNNLSPFPQFLNTERPDNIVASLAKGKAAILVDGSPFALIAPLVFVDIFQSVEDHYERWVIGTLLRVLRMVSGIMAVLLPAMYVALVSYHQGLIPSKLAYSIAGAREGVPFPAYIETLMMALTMELIREAGIRLPKPMGQTIGIVGGLVIGEAAVNAGIVNPFLVIIIAVTAIATFSLPVYSITITFRILLFVFVLAATAFGLYGIILALISLAIHITNLKSVGIPYTTPIAPAFYKDWKEELIRMPKSMLKERPEYLQTKDSTIRPKERK; translated from the coding sequence GTGGGGGAATTGTTAGAGTTAGAAGGTAACTTGTTTGAAGTTATGGAGAAAATAAGAGATGAGTTAGGTTCACCTAATGATTTAACAATTAGAGAAGTTGCTCTTGCTGGCAGTTTAACGCGCTGCGCTGTTATTTTTTTATGTGGGTTAACAGATAAGGATAATGTTTATAAATATGTAGTTCGTACGCTTCAATATGAAGAAATACAAAAAGCAGCAGCTATTGTTCAAACGTTATTGGATCGCTTTATTTCTATCGCAGAAGTCGGTATGAAAACAACATTTCCAGATATTATAAATGCGATTTTAGCGGGAGATACAGTTATATTAATTGATAATATTCAAACGGCTATTGTTGTTAACAGTAGAGCTTGGGAGAAAAGAAGTCTAGAGCCTCCAGTGACAGAAGATTTAATACGTGGACCAAGAGTTGGGTTAAATGAAGATATTAATGTAAATAAAATGTTAATTCGCCGTGGTTTACGTGATCCGAAGTTACGGTTTCAATCTTATATTATGGGGAAACGATCGCAGAAAGAAGTAACCTTAGTATATATAGAAGATATTATTAACCCGTATATTGTAAAAGAACTAGATCGGCGTCTTCAATCCATAGTGACAGATGTCATTTTTGAGACGGGAACGATTGAGCAATTAATTCAAGATAATAATTTGTCACCCTTTCCGCAGTTTTTAAATACGGAAAGGCCTGATAATATTGTGGCTTCATTAGCGAAAGGAAAGGCGGCTATTTTGGTGGATGGATCACCGTTTGCTCTTATAGCTCCACTTGTATTTGTTGATATTTTTCAATCTGTCGAAGATCATTATGAGCGCTGGGTGATTGGAACGTTATTGAGAGTTTTACGGATGGTTTCTGGTATAATGGCAGTTTTGCTACCAGCTATGTATGTAGCACTTGTATCATATCATCAAGGGCTTATCCCATCTAAACTAGCTTATTCTATTGCGGGAGCCAGAGAAGGGGTACCATTTCCGGCATATATTGAAACATTAATGATGGCATTAACGATGGAGTTAATACGAGAAGCGGGAATTAGATTGCCAAAACCGATGGGACAAACAATTGGGATTGTAGGCGGTCTTGTAATTGGGGAAGCGGCGGTGAATGCAGGAATTGTAAACCCGTTCTTAGTTATTATTATTGCAGTTACTGCAATTGCTACATTTTCACTGCCTGTATATAGCATTACAATTACGTTTCGCATTTTACTTTTTGTTTTTGTATTAGCAGCAACTGCTTTTGGATTGTACGGAATCATTTTAGCTCTTATTTCACTTGCGATTCATATTACGAATTTAAAGAGTGTTGGTATTCCTTATACAACGCCTATTGCTCCTGCATTTTATAAAGATTGGAAAGAAGAACTTATTCGTATGCCAAAATCGATGTTGAAAGAGAGACCGGAATATTTACAAACAAAAGATTCTACAATACGTCCAAAGGAGCGAAAATAA
- the gerLB gene encoding spore germination protein GerLB: protein MKPFEYGDEEIGSREIGFAVSSTIIGIGALSMPRDIADQTLFSDGWIILLLGGLICAVLGWFVTRVAILFPKQNFVQYTSAHLTKPVAYTISSILVLTFAALTAYESRMIAVISQTYLFSDTPIQLLSFFFLLVVIYGVAGSRAALLRLNVLFLPIVLIAIVLLSLLNVNLMEIDNLLPAFQTNVSQYAVGVKNSIFTFIGFEVALFYAVLLNDKTAKKAPMAVAKAVMVNVLSYILIYVTCISVFTYMTTRGLTYPTIELGKEIEIGGGFLERFDAIFFTTWIITIYNTTAMYYDVASLLFCAMFPKVKKHIFIFVSAPIIFMVNMIPSNLKELSSYGTYLAWIDMGFVVLAPLLVFIVYKIKRRNGKNETPS from the coding sequence TTGAAACCATTTGAGTATGGCGATGAAGAGATTGGATCTCGGGAAATTGGGTTTGCGGTATCGTCAACCATTATTGGTATAGGGGCATTGTCTATGCCGAGAGATATTGCTGATCAAACTTTATTTTCGGACGGTTGGATTATTTTACTTTTGGGTGGATTGATATGTGCGGTTTTAGGTTGGTTTGTAACGAGGGTAGCTATTTTATTCCCAAAACAAAACTTTGTTCAATATACGAGTGCGCATTTGACGAAACCTGTTGCATACACAATTAGTAGCATCTTAGTATTAACATTTGCAGCTTTGACAGCATATGAATCGCGAATGATTGCGGTTATTTCACAAACATATTTATTTAGTGATACACCAATACAGCTATTGTCTTTCTTCTTCTTATTGGTTGTTATTTATGGAGTAGCTGGATCGAGAGCGGCTTTATTAAGGTTAAATGTTCTATTCTTGCCAATTGTTTTAATTGCGATAGTGCTTCTTTCTTTATTGAATGTGAACTTAATGGAAATAGATAATTTACTACCGGCTTTTCAAACGAATGTCAGTCAATATGCTGTAGGAGTTAAAAATTCTATTTTTACATTCATCGGATTTGAGGTAGCTCTGTTTTATGCTGTGTTGTTGAACGATAAGACAGCGAAAAAAGCGCCAATGGCAGTTGCAAAAGCGGTGATGGTGAACGTATTGTCATACATTTTAATTTATGTAACTTGTATTAGTGTTTTTACATATATGACAACACGTGGATTGACATATCCAACAATTGAACTAGGAAAAGAAATTGAAATTGGTGGAGGGTTTTTAGAAAGATTTGATGCAATTTTTTTTACTACTTGGATTATTACTATTTATAACACGACAGCAATGTATTATGACGTCGCATCTTTATTATTTTGTGCTATGTTTCCAAAAGTGAAGAAACATATTTTCATTTTTGTGAGTGCCCCGATTATTTTTATGGTGAATATGATACCTAGTAATTTGAAGGAATTGTCAAGTTATGGGACTTATTTAGCTTGGATAGATATGGGGTTTGTCGTGTTAGCGCCTTTGTTAGTTTTTATTGTATATAAAATAAAAAGAAGGAATGGTAAAAATGAAACACCTTCTTAA